A single Musa acuminata AAA Group cultivar baxijiao chromosome BXJ2-1, Cavendish_Baxijiao_AAA, whole genome shotgun sequence DNA region contains:
- the LOC135598200 gene encoding F-box protein SKIP23-like: MADHVPRIAMWTGLRQHLVKLTSHFLRSASDYIRFRAVCKCWRSAVPPRPRHLPAQLPFLLYLSTPEPRKSSAFCLANAFNGSMRRLPHTTSMYCIGASYGWLILISEATSAVSLFNPVTAEDIPLPPLSTLQSFVLLFYQSEDGIGSYFIKTDYPNITVESNAIVDKAVLSSDPTLDRDFVAIVFLDGIYKRCFTCRPGDRSWKDNVNEPFDDLHWIFPGVPQVFNLTDVVPYGERRLCAIYNDKNYLAVFDVDPGPPGRATMIAWNSMPPCVPRGGLPTYLIGSAGELLLVTEFYKRSAARKNTRSFRVFRLDPGDGDRPAKAIEVQDIGDRMLFLGTNHSVCVAAGDFPGFLGNAIYYVKEEKMSLEGEDTLVSTVCVVNLENGEITEVIDSGGSEPDGLEWLSDRLDIPWWVAPNLGRGKN, from the coding sequence ATGGCCGACCATGTCCCAAGAATAGCTATGTGGACAGGGCTTCGCCAGCATCTCGTCAAGCTCACCTCCCATTTCTTGAGAAGCGCCTCCGACTACATCCGCTTCCGCGCCGTCTGCAAGTGTTGGCGTTCCGCCGTCCCCCCCCGGCCCCGTCACCTCCCCGCTCAGCTCCCCTTCCTCCTCTACCTCTCTACCCCGGAACCAAGAAAGAGTTCCGCCTTCTGCCTCGCCAACGCCTTTAATGGAAGCATGCGCCGCCTACCTCACACCACCAGCATGTATTGCATCGGCGCCTCTTACGGGTGGCTCATCCTCATCTCCGAAGCCACCTCCGCGGTCTCCCTCTTCAACCCCGTCACCGCCGAAGACATTCCTCTCCCCCCACTCTCCACCCTCCAATCATTCGTACTGTTGTTCTACCAATCGGAGGACGGCATCGGATCTTACTTCATCAAAACGGACTACCCCAACATTACGGTCGAGTCCAACGCCATCGTCGACAAGGCCGTCTTGTCCTCCGACCCTACCCTCGACCGGGACTTCGTGGCAATCGTCTTCCTCGACGGCATATACAAGCGCTGCTTTACCTGCCGCCCAGGGGACAGATCGTGGAAGGACAACGTCAACGAACCTTTCGATGATCTCCATTGGATTTTCCCAGGAGTGCCGCAGGTGTTCAACCTGACTGACGTCGTGCCCTACGGCGAGCGGAGGTTGTGCgctatctacaatgacaaaaattACTTAGCAGTCTTCGACGTCGACCCAGGCCCGCCGGGGAGGGCGACGATGATCGCATGGAACTCCATGCCGCCCTGCGTGCCGCGCGGTGGTTTACCCACCTACTTGATTGGGTCGGCTGGAGAACTACTCCTGGTTACCGAGTTCTACAAGAGGAGTGCAGCCAGGAAGAACACCAGGAGCTTCCGCGTCTTCAGGCTCGATCCAGGCGACGGAGACCGGCCAGCGAAGGCGATCGAAGTGCAGGACATCGGCGACCGTATGTTGTTTTTGGGTACGAACCATTCGGTGTGCGTCGCCGCGGGGGACTTCCCAGGGTTCCTGGGGAATGCCATCTACTACGTGAAGGAAGAGAAGATGAGTTTGGAGGGGGAAGATACCCTGGTGTCGACCGTGTGCGTGGTCAACCTGGAAAATGGTGAGATCACGGAGGTTATCGATTCCGGCGGGTCTGAGCCGGATGGGCTCGAGTGGCTGTCGGACCGGTTGGACATCCCCTGGTGGGTGGCCCCCAATCTTGGCAGGGGCAAGAACTAG